The genomic segment GATGCGGCTGCAGGCGCGGCCCCGCTTCCGCAGTGCCGTATCGGTCCCCTTTCCCGACTTCGCCGCCGGCGTCGACGCGACCCGGGCCATCTCGCAGGCGGGACTCTATCCGGCCAACTGCCGTCTGCTCGACGCCGGCGAAGCGCTCACTGCGGGAGTCGGTACCGATACCGTCCTGCTGCTCGCCTTCGAATTTGCGGACCACGCACCGGATGCGTGGATGGCGCGGGCGCTCGAGTGCTGTCGCGACCACGGCGGAGTTGTTCCCGCAGGCGCCGGACGGACACGCACGGCCGGCGCGGGCGGAGCGGACGAAACCGCGGGGGCCTGGCGGCGATCGTTTCTGCAGATGCCGTACTTGCGCGACGCACTGGTCGGTCTGGGCATGATCAGCGAGACCTTCGAGACGGCGATCACGTGGGATCGTTTCGCGGCGTTCCACGCGGGCGTCAGCGCCGCGGTCGAGGACGTCCTGCGGCGCGTTTGCAAGGGCGGCCAGATGACCTGCCGGTTCACGCACGTCTACCCCGACGGCCCCGCACCTTACTTCACGGTGGTGGCGCCGAGTCGCCCCGAAGCGCAGCTCGAACACTGGGACATCGTCAAGTCGGCGGCCGCCGACGCGATCGTCAGGCTGGGCGGAACGATCACGCACCACCATGCGGTGGGACGCGATCATCGCCCGTGGTACGACCGCCAGCGGCCGCCCCTGTTCGCCGCGGCACTGGCGGCCGCCAAGCGCGTGCTCGACCCCGGCGCGGTCCTCAATCCGGGGGTTCTCATCGACCCCACGCGGGAGTGCCCATGACCTGGCGGTCGTCTCACGACGACGAAAACGCGGTCCCCCCGGCGGGGTCGGGGTCGGAATCGTTATCGGGATCGAGGGAATCGGATCGATACCGATACCGATGCCGATACCGACGCCGATGGCTGCCCGCCATTGCGCTTGCCCCCCGGTCCCCATCCACCCCGATCTTCGAAGGAGGCGGACACCAACCCCCGGAGGGGCACCGAGCCGGCTTCGTGACTGGAGCCGGCGGCCGATTCCGCTTATGGTGCGGGCGGTCGCCGGCGACAGCGGGCGGCAACGAGACGGGAGCGAAGCGATGGCCAGGGAGACTTTGACGGTTACGGACAACCGCACCGGGCGAAACTACGAACTGCAGATCCGGGACGGTGCAATAACGGCGGGGGAGCTGGCGCAGATCAAGGCCGGCGCCGACGACGCCGGGCTGCTGAGCTTCGATCCGGCCTTGCGCAACACGGCCACCTGCCGCAGTGCGATCACGTATCAGGACGGCACCACGGGTATCCTGCGCCATCGCGGCTATGCGATCGAGGACCTGGCCGCCCACTCGACCTATCTCGAGGTTGCCTATCTCATTTTCCACGGCGAGTTGCCGACCGCCGCGCAGTTCCGCGCCTGGCAGACGGAAATTGCCGAAAACTACCTGATCCACGAGAACGTGGCCCGGTTCCTCGACGGCTTCCGCTACGACGCGCACCCGATGGGCGTGCTGGTCAGCACCGTGGCGGCACTGTCGACTTTCTTCCCCGAGGGACAGATCATCGACGATCCGGCGGTACGCCGCCGGCAGGCGATACGGCTGCTGGGCCAGGTGCCCACCCTCGCCGCCTTCGCTCACCGCCGCCGCCTCGGCATGCCCTACGCGTACCCGGACATGGAGCTGTCGTACATCGGCAACTTCCTGAACATGATGTTCCGCATGACCGAATTGCGTTACGAGCCCGACCCGGTGGTCGAGCGGGCCCTGGACGTCCTGTTCATCCTGCACGCCGACCACGGCCAGGCCTGTTCGACGACGACAATGCGGTGCGTGGGCAGTGCCCGAACCGATCCGTACTGCTCGGCGGCGGCGGCCGCCGCGGCGCTTTACGGGCGATTCCACGGCGAGGGCTTCGATGCGGTGATCGCGATGCTCGAAGGAATCGGCACGCCGAGCGGCATCGACGCGTTCGTCGAAGGGGTCAAGGCGCGCCGCGAGGAGCCGCCGGGCTTTGGCCACCGCCTTTACAGAACGTACGACCCGCGCGCCCGCATATTGCGCCAGGAGGCCGAGAAGGTGTTCGCAGTCACCGGCCGTCCGGCGATTTTCGACATCGCCCTGCGACTCGACGATCGCGCGCAGACGGATCCCTACTTTGCGGAGCAGTCTCTTTATCCGATCGTCGACTACTACGAGGCCATCATCTACCACGCCATCGGGTTCCCAGCCGAGGTCTTTCCCGTGCTCTTTGCCCTGCCGCGCTTCGTCGGCTGGGTGTCGCAGTGGGACGAGATGCTCGCCGACCCGAGCCACAAGACGTATCGTCCGCGGCAGATCTACACGGGAGCCGGGGAGCGGTCGTACGTGCCGCTCGGCGCGCGCCGGGAGTGAGGGCGAGCCATGCGCAACCACCCGCCCTGTTGCATCGGCGCCGCGGCCGGGGCATTTACGTCGCGCGGTCGACCGACACCGTGGCCATCGACCAGGAGCTGACGTGACCAGCACAAAGCAACAGACGAAGCGTAAACCGGCACCGACGAAGCCGAAGACGCGCTCGGCGCGCCGTCGGCCCCAGCCCCAACCGGTTCGGGTGCCGCTGTTGCAGGCCGACGATATTCGCACCATTCTCATGGATATCGCCTCGACGGTCGCGCCCGGCGACGTTATCGAGCTGCTCGGCCATGCCGACGAACTGAGAACCCGCGCCGCCGAGATGAACGCCCCGCACGTCGATTTGTTCCGGGCGCAGCTCGACCTCGCCCTCGCGTGCCTCACCGACCACATCGCCGGCGACTGCCCGCAGATCCCGTACTCCACCATCGGCCTGCTTGCTGGCGCCGTATGCTACTTCTCCGACCAGCTCGATGTGATCCCCGACTTCCTTCCGAACGTGGGGCAGCTCGACGACGCCGTGGTCCTGGCGATGGCTTTCCACATGGGCGAGGCCGGCCTGCGCCGCTACTGCGACTGGAAGGGCATCGACCTCGAACCGCTGCGCCACACCGATCCGATTCCGGCGTACCGCTGACGAGCCGCGCGCCCGGCTCGATCGAACCCCGACTTGCCCGTGGCCGGGGAGGCGGTGTATAGGGCACTCGACGTACTCGCACCGTTCGTGTGCGCGTCCCGCCAACGGCGAGCGGCGCGCCCGCCGCGGTAACCAGCAAAGGTAGGGAATCGGATGAAGCGGAAGAAAATCGCCTTGATCGGGGCCGGCATGATCGGCGGCACGCTCGCCCATCTCTGTGCGCTCAAACGCCTCGGGGACGTCGTCCTGTTCGACGTCGTCGAGGGCATGCCCCAGGGCAAGGCCCTCGATCTTCTCGAAAGCGGCCCCATCGAGGGCTTCGATTGCAGCATCGTCGGCACCAACAACTACACCGATATCGCCGGGGCGGACGTCTGCATCGTCACGGCTGGCCTGGCGCGAAAACCCGGCATGAGCCGCGACGACCTGCTGGCCGTGAACACCAAGATCATGGTCGACGTCGCCACCAACATCCGCACCCATGCCCCGGAGGCGTTTGTCATCGTGATCACCAATCCGCTCGACGCCATGGTGACGGCGATGAAGCGGGTTACCGGCTTTCCCAAGCACCGCGTCGTCGGTCAGGCCGGCGTGCTCGACTCGGCCCGTTATCGCACCTTTATCGCCATGGAACTCGGCGTGTCCGTGCAGAGCGTCACGGCCATCGTACTCGGCGGCCACGGCGACGACATGGTCCCCGTCCGCAGCTACTGCCATGTCGGCGGCGTACCGGTGGAAAAGCTCATCGCACCCGAACGGCTCGAAGCCATCGAACACCGGGTGCGTCAGGCCGGCGGCGAAATCGTCAACCTGATGAAGTCCTCGGCATTCTACTCCCCGGCCCATGCCGCAATTCAGATGGCCGAGGCTTATCTGTTCGACCGCCAGCAGATACTGCCGTGCGCCGCGCTGTTGGAGGGCGAATTCGGGGTCGACGGCTTCTACGTCGGCGTGCCGGTACTCATCGGCGGTGGCGGCGTCGAACGGGTCGTCGAACTCGCCCTGACGGCTGCCGAACAACAGGCCCTCAACGAGTCGGTCAGCCACGTGCGCGAACTGGTCGCGGCCGCCGCCAAGTTTCTGCCCGCATGAAAGCCGGGCACCGATTTCGCCTATGCGCTGCTAACGAACTGAGGACCCGAGCAACCCGCCGCTCGAGACCCCGGCGGCTCGGCACACCAAGAACCCACCTTCGCCCTTCGGACCCGGAGTGCGGCCGCTTGCGGCGGCCGCGGGTAAGCGGGGCGGCGGGCAGGAGATCCGGATGAACGTACACGAGTTTCAAGCGAAAGGGCTGCTGCGCAAGTACGGCGTCGCCGTTCCCGAAGGCCGTGAGGCCACCAGCGCCGCGGAGGTCGAAGCGCTGGCCCGCGAACTGGGTTGCCCCTGTGTCGTCAAGGCACAGATCCACGCCGGCGGCCGCGGCAAGGCCGGCGGGGTGAAGGTGTGCAAGAGCCCGGAAGAAGCCCGCACGTTCGCCGGCGGATTGATCGGCAAGACTCTGGTCACGCACCAGACCGGCCCTGCGGGGCGGGAGGTGCGCCGGGTCCTGGTCGAGCAGGGGTGCGACATCGCGCGGGAACTCTATCTCGGCGTGGTGATCGACCGGGCGACGAGCCGCGTCACGCTGATGGCAAGCTCGGAAGGGGGCGTCGAGATCGAGGAGGTGGCGGCGCGCTCGCCGGAGAAGATTCTGCGCGAGATTGTCGATCCCGCCGTCGGCCTGCAGGCCTTCCAGGCTCGCAAGATCGCGTTCGGCCTCGGCTTGCCGAAGCCGAGCACCAATAAGGCGGTAGCGTTCATCACCGCGCTCTACCGGGCGTTCGTCGAGTGCGATGCGTCGCTCGCCGAGATCAATCCGCTGGTGGTCACGGGCAGCGGCGACCTGCTCGCTCTCGACGCCAAGATGGGCTTCGACGACAATGCCCTGTTTCGCCATCCGGAAGTGCGGGAGCTGCGCGATATCCACGAGGAAGACCCGAAGGAGGTCGAGGCGTCGCGGTTCGACCTCAGCTACATCTCGCTCGACGGCAATATCGGCTGCATGGTGAACGGTGCCGGGCTGGCGATGTCGACCATGGACATCATCAAGCAGTACGGGGGCAGCCCCGCCAACTTCCTCGACGTCGGCGGCGGCGCCACGACCGAGAAGGTCACGGCGGCATTCAAGATCATTCTGGCCGACCCGAACGTAAAGGGCGTGCTGGTCAACATCTTCGGCGGCATCATGAAGTGCGACGTCATCGCCACCGGGGTGGTCGAGGCGGCGCGCGAGGTGCATCTCGCGGTGCCGCTGGTCGTGCGGCTCGAAGGCACGAACGTCGACCTCGGCAAACGGATTCTCGAGGATTCGGGCCTCAACATCGAGTCGGCCTCGGACATGGCCGATGCCGCCCGCAGGATCGTTGCGGCCACCGCTCGCACCGCCTGACCCCTCGACCCACAGGCTACTGTGGAAAACCTGTGAACAGCGAACTTCCGGGCCACCGGCAACGCGGCCCGCTTTGGAATGCCCGCCAAACGGGCACACCCCTAAGCCCCGAATCCGGCTGTTATCCTGCGGCCTTACCGCCCGGATGTGGAGCGGATTCTGGCTTCGGTTCACCAAACGTTCACATAACGACCGGAAAAGCCGCCGTGTTGATAACCCAGGCCCGGCCGGGTGGTCAGAGATCCTTGCGGACCACAACGTCCTCGGTACCGGCGGCGACGGATTCCTGCTTGCCGTCGATGTAGAGGCGGGCAACCAGCTCGTTGCTGTTGGTACTGCGGAACACGGCGCTGACGGCCTCCTGCGGCTTCTGCAGGAAGTAGATGCTGGGCGTGGTCGGGACCGGATCGGCAGCGGAGCGCTGCCCGAGCTGGTGGGTGGTATCGATGTCGCCCATGGTCCCGCTGAACTGAATGCCGAACGTGCCCGGCTGCTCGTCGTCCACGTAACAGCTAAAGACCCCGGGCACCGGTGCGCAGACGTCGAAGCGTACCTCCGGATCGGGCGGGCGCAGCGCCGGCGGATTATTGGCTGCGGTCTGCAGCGTAATCGTGCTGCCCGGTCCGTCGCTGATCCGGAACAGATCCGCGCCGCCCCCGGTTACCACCAGCCGCACGCGAATCGCGCCCTCGCCGACTTGCTTGAAGCGGCCGCTGTACGGCGGACCGGCGCCTTCGAGGACGAAGTTGAACACGGACGTCGCGGTAAAGACGGTGCCCGCCAGCGACGTGTACTCGATCTGCCCGCCGGCCAGCGACTCCACTTCGAAGGTCGCCGTGCCCTCCAGCGGCTCCACCTGATAACGGACTTCCGGGTAGGTGGCAGGGTTGCTGCCGCCTTCGCCGCATGCGCTCGCGCCGGCGAGCAGCAGGACCAGTACACACGCCAGCGCGGCCCTTTTCATCGCCGTTCTTGTCGCAGCAACGCCGCGGAGCGTCAAGGCGCGCACACGGCGCCGGTCGCCGCGGCACCGCTCCGAACGCGGCCGAGGGTGGCTGGACAAGCGGGCGTTGCATAGGGCAAAATCCGTGATCAATCCGTCAGCATCGAGGAGGCGTAAACGCGGAGGCAAACCATGGCCGCACGTGTATTGATCATTCATCCCGCTCCGTATCGCGCGAAGGACGACCGG from the Candidatus Binatia bacterium genome contains:
- a CDS encoding FAD-binding oxidoreductase, yielding MDRRRSFWGWGWEDEALSAEAQQRLGALVAARLGLGELTATPPPRLEELTLRAPRIAPPAALASICSTTPADRAGHTYGKSFRDIVRGLRRLYPNPPDFVAFPRSEDEIAGLLEWCTARNVAAIPYGGGSSVVGGVEAPPDAACAGVVSIDLRHFDRVLAIDPVARAARIQAGVYGPALEDQLRPHGFTLRHFPQSFELSTLGGWIATRSGGHYATLYTHIDDFVESLRVVTPRGVVESRRLPGSGAGPSPDRLFIGSEGILGIITEAWMRLQARPRFRSAVSVPFPDFAAGVDATRAISQAGLYPANCRLLDAGEALTAGVGTDTVLLLAFEFADHAPDAWMARALECCRDHGGVVPAGAGRTRTAGAGGADETAGAWRRSFLQMPYLRDALVGLGMISETFETAITWDRFAAFHAGVSAAVEDVLRRVCKGGQMTCRFTHVYPDGPAPYFTVVAPSRPEAQLEHWDIVKSAAADAIVRLGGTITHHHAVGRDHRPWYDRQRPPLFAAALAAAKRVLDPGAVLNPGVLIDPTRECP
- a CDS encoding citrate (Si)-synthase is translated as MVRAVAGDSGRQRDGSEAMARETLTVTDNRTGRNYELQIRDGAITAGELAQIKAGADDAGLLSFDPALRNTATCRSAITYQDGTTGILRHRGYAIEDLAAHSTYLEVAYLIFHGELPTAAQFRAWQTEIAENYLIHENVARFLDGFRYDAHPMGVLVSTVAALSTFFPEGQIIDDPAVRRRQAIRLLGQVPTLAAFAHRRRLGMPYAYPDMELSYIGNFLNMMFRMTELRYEPDPVVERALDVLFILHADHGQACSTTTMRCVGSARTDPYCSAAAAAAALYGRFHGEGFDAVIAMLEGIGTPSGIDAFVEGVKARREEPPGFGHRLYRTYDPRARILRQEAEKVFAVTGRPAIFDIALRLDDRAQTDPYFAEQSLYPIVDYYEAIIYHAIGFPAEVFPVLFALPRFVGWVSQWDEMLADPSHKTYRPRQIYTGAGERSYVPLGARRE
- a CDS encoding DUF1232 domain-containing protein; its protein translation is MTSTKQQTKRKPAPTKPKTRSARRRPQPQPVRVPLLQADDIRTILMDIASTVAPGDVIELLGHADELRTRAAEMNAPHVDLFRAQLDLALACLTDHIAGDCPQIPYSTIGLLAGAVCYFSDQLDVIPDFLPNVGQLDDAVVLAMAFHMGEAGLRRYCDWKGIDLEPLRHTDPIPAYR
- the mdh gene encoding malate dehydrogenase — protein: MKRKKIALIGAGMIGGTLAHLCALKRLGDVVLFDVVEGMPQGKALDLLESGPIEGFDCSIVGTNNYTDIAGADVCIVTAGLARKPGMSRDDLLAVNTKIMVDVATNIRTHAPEAFVIVITNPLDAMVTAMKRVTGFPKHRVVGQAGVLDSARYRTFIAMELGVSVQSVTAIVLGGHGDDMVPVRSYCHVGGVPVEKLIAPERLEAIEHRVRQAGGEIVNLMKSSAFYSPAHAAIQMAEAYLFDRQQILPCAALLEGEFGVDGFYVGVPVLIGGGGVERVVELALTAAEQQALNESVSHVRELVAAAAKFLPA
- the sucC gene encoding ADP-forming succinate--CoA ligase subunit beta — translated: MNVHEFQAKGLLRKYGVAVPEGREATSAAEVEALARELGCPCVVKAQIHAGGRGKAGGVKVCKSPEEARTFAGGLIGKTLVTHQTGPAGREVRRVLVEQGCDIARELYLGVVIDRATSRVTLMASSEGGVEIEEVAARSPEKILREIVDPAVGLQAFQARKIAFGLGLPKPSTNKAVAFITALYRAFVECDASLAEINPLVVTGSGDLLALDAKMGFDDNALFRHPEVRELRDIHEEDPKEVEASRFDLSYISLDGNIGCMVNGAGLAMSTMDIIKQYGGSPANFLDVGGGATTEKVTAAFKIILADPNVKGVLVNIFGGIMKCDVIATGVVEAAREVHLAVPLVVRLEGTNVDLGKRILEDSGLNIESASDMADAARRIVAATARTA